A genomic region of Exiguobacterium sp. Helios contains the following coding sequences:
- the rsmH gene encoding 16S rRNA (cytosine(1402)-N(4))-methyltransferase RsmH: MFEHETVLKWESIKGLNIKPDGIYVDCTLGGAGHSEEIVKQLTTGHLYAFDQDDVALAHAAERLAAYEGRFTLIKSNFVHLKEELAARSVTKVDGILFDLGVSSPQLDEGERGFSYNFDARLDMRMDQTSSLSAYEVVNEWPYNDLVRILFTYGEEKFSKQIARKIEKAREIAPIETTFELVELIKDAIPAPARRKGGHPAKRTFQAIRIAVNDELNVFDRAVYQAIDLLAVGGRLCVITFHSLEDRMCKQAFKEKSSLPELPQGLPMIPKEFEPELRLVTRKPITAGDDELDDNRRSRSAKLRIVEKMKES; encoded by the coding sequence ATGTTTGAGCATGAAACAGTATTAAAATGGGAGTCCATTAAAGGGCTGAATATCAAACCTGACGGGATTTATGTCGATTGTACGTTAGGTGGAGCAGGACACAGTGAAGAGATCGTCAAACAGTTAACGACAGGACATCTGTACGCGTTTGATCAGGATGATGTCGCACTGGCACATGCAGCAGAACGTCTCGCGGCGTATGAAGGTCGCTTTACTTTAATAAAAAGTAATTTCGTACATTTAAAAGAAGAATTAGCAGCACGATCTGTGACAAAAGTGGACGGGATTTTATTTGATCTCGGTGTATCTTCTCCACAACTAGACGAAGGCGAACGTGGATTCAGCTACAACTTTGATGCCCGACTCGATATGCGTATGGACCAAACGTCATCGCTATCGGCATATGAAGTCGTCAATGAGTGGCCGTATAACGACCTTGTTCGAATTTTGTTTACATATGGGGAAGAAAAGTTCTCCAAACAGATTGCACGCAAGATTGAGAAGGCACGCGAAATCGCACCGATTGAAACGACGTTTGAACTAGTCGAATTGATCAAAGATGCGATTCCGGCACCGGCCCGCCGCAAAGGGGGGCATCCGGCAAAACGGACGTTCCAAGCGATTCGGATTGCTGTAAATGATGAATTGAATGTCTTCGACCGCGCCGTCTATCAAGCAATTGATTTATTGGCTGTTGGTGGACGCCTATGTGTCATTACCTTCCATTCACTTGAAGACCGTATGTGTAAGCAAGCGTTCAAAGAGAAGTCATCGTTACCTGAGCTTCCGCAAGGGTTACCGATGATTCCTAAAGAGTTTGAACCGGAACTACGCCTGGTGACAAGAAAACCGATTACAGCAGGAGATGATGAACTCGATGACAATCGTCGATCACGCTCTGCCAAGTTACGAATCGTTGAAAAAATGAAGGAAAGTTGA